In the genome of Dickeya fangzhongdai, one region contains:
- a CDS encoding iron-containing alcohol dehydrogenase, translated as MLDFEYFNPTRILFGPGKLAEIVKYIPENARILITYGGGSARKYGTLDEIRQLLTHYTCFEFGGIEPNPQYATLMRAVDVVKANKIDFLLAIGGGSVVDGTKFIAAASTQADIWNTWLARAPIQSALPIGCVMTLPATGSEMNATAVVSHKQSGAKAGYSHPLLFPKFAVLDPRKSYTLPSRQVANGVVDAFVHVLEQYLTYPVYGKVQDRFAEGLLLTLIEEGPKAIQAPENYDVRATLTWSATLALNGLIGAGVPQDWATHRIGHQLTSLFGLDHAQTLAVLLPSLLDVQRRTKHDKLVQYAQRVWNLTAADEESLISLAIEKTREFFETMEVKTRMRDYNLPESAIDDILANLEKFHLLPQGEHQDIDRAAAHRILRQSY; from the coding sequence ATGCTGGATTTTGAGTATTTCAACCCGACGAGAATCCTGTTTGGGCCAGGCAAACTGGCTGAGATTGTCAAATACATTCCGGAAAACGCCCGCATACTAATAACTTATGGCGGAGGCAGCGCCAGAAAATACGGCACGCTGGATGAAATCCGACAATTATTGACCCATTATACCTGCTTCGAATTCGGCGGTATTGAACCCAACCCGCAATATGCGACGTTGATGCGCGCAGTCGACGTCGTAAAGGCGAACAAGATTGATTTTTTGCTGGCGATAGGTGGCGGTTCGGTGGTCGACGGAACCAAATTTATCGCGGCCGCGAGCACACAGGCTGATATCTGGAATACCTGGCTTGCCAGGGCGCCAATCCAGTCTGCGTTGCCGATCGGGTGCGTGATGACATTGCCGGCGACCGGTTCGGAAATGAATGCAACGGCTGTGGTATCCCACAAGCAATCCGGCGCCAAAGCCGGCTATAGTCACCCGCTGTTGTTTCCCAAGTTCGCTGTTCTCGATCCGCGGAAATCCTACACTTTGCCATCGCGTCAGGTTGCGAATGGCGTAGTGGATGCATTCGTACACGTGCTGGAGCAGTATCTGACCTATCCGGTCTATGGCAAAGTGCAGGATCGATTTGCCGAAGGGTTATTGCTGACATTAATAGAAGAAGGCCCCAAAGCCATACAGGCACCGGAAAACTATGATGTTCGCGCGACGCTCACCTGGAGCGCCACGTTGGCCCTGAACGGACTGATCGGCGCCGGCGTGCCTCAGGACTGGGCAACGCACCGTATCGGTCACCAGTTAACATCGCTTTTCGGGTTGGACCATGCGCAAACGCTGGCGGTACTTCTGCCTTCGCTGCTTGATGTGCAGCGTCGCACAAAGCATGACAAGCTGGTGCAGTACGCCCAGCGAGTATGGAATCTTACCGCTGCGGATGAGGAAAGCCTGATTTCACTGGCTATCGAGAAAACACGGGAGTTCTTTGAAACCATGGAAGTGAAAACCCGAATGCGCGACTACAACCTGCCCGAATCCGCAATTGACGATATTCTGGCGAACCTGGAAAAGTTTCATTTGTTGCCGCAGGGGGAACACCAGGATATTGACCGTGCCGCCGCCCACCGAATTCTGCGTCAAAGTTATTAA
- a CDS encoding methyl-accepting chemotaxis protein, protein MDMKMMSKSEQQGKTGILGNLGLVPLFVIILGGIMLLFALAIGTASYFLVRANQSLDYVTQEIDVRLGLSNSSNHLRTARLLIIQAGAAVRVGDTEVFNNNLKQAEQRIASSKDAFKVYENRTVKTDTDLALEPELNKAYNDYVEKGIMPMLKAAKDGYFEEILTHESEEVRVLDEAYNKPLLKAIAFRTERAKALNSNAQYQAMMGYTLMAVSFAIAIAMTLLTFMFLRGTLIKPMNRLVQRIQRIAQGDLTQPNETYGKNEIGILSQNIQQMQASLVHTVSTVRDSADSIYQGTTEITAGNSDLSSRTEQQAAAIEETAASMEQLTATVKQNSDNAHHASQLASNASGKAKQGGEIVENVVNTMNSISGSSRKISEITNVINSIAFQTNILALNAAVEAARAGEQGRGFAVVAGEVRSLAQRSAQAAKEIEGLISESVSLVHSGSEQVDKAGQTMHEIVQAVSSVTDIMNEIASASDEQSRGITQVGQAISEMDSVTQQNAALVQQASAAASSLEEQAMVLTRAVSAFKLTGHRQDKGYAPAPLASKPLLATSTAALSSSSSAKSGNDNWETF, encoded by the coding sequence ATGGATATGAAAATGATGTCAAAGTCTGAACAACAGGGTAAAACCGGCATATTGGGTAATCTTGGACTGGTGCCGTTATTTGTCATCATTCTGGGCGGGATCATGCTGTTATTCGCCCTGGCTATCGGCACCGCCAGCTACTTTTTGGTGCGCGCCAATCAGAGCCTGGATTACGTTACTCAGGAAATTGACGTCCGCCTCGGGCTGTCAAACAGTTCCAACCATCTCAGAACCGCCCGCCTGCTCATTATCCAGGCTGGCGCCGCCGTTCGCGTTGGCGACACGGAAGTATTCAATAACAACCTGAAGCAGGCGGAACAACGCATTGCTTCGTCGAAGGACGCCTTCAAAGTTTATGAGAACCGTACCGTCAAAACCGACACGGATCTGGCGTTGGAACCGGAACTGAATAAGGCCTATAACGATTACGTTGAAAAAGGCATCATGCCGATGCTTAAGGCGGCGAAAGATGGTTATTTCGAAGAAATACTGACGCACGAATCGGAAGAGGTCCGTGTACTGGACGAAGCCTACAATAAGCCATTGCTGAAGGCGATTGCCTTCCGTACCGAGCGAGCCAAAGCGCTTAATAGCAATGCGCAATATCAGGCCATGATGGGTTACACGCTGATGGCCGTCAGCTTCGCCATCGCCATCGCCATGACCCTGCTGACCTTCATGTTCCTGCGCGGTACGCTGATCAAGCCGATGAACCGTCTGGTACAGCGTATTCAACGCATTGCTCAGGGTGACCTGACCCAGCCTAACGAAACCTATGGCAAAAATGAAATCGGCATCCTGAGCCAGAACATCCAGCAGATGCAGGCATCGCTGGTGCATACGGTTTCCACCGTGCGCGACAGCGCAGACTCCATTTATCAGGGAACCACCGAAATTACGGCCGGTAATAGCGACCTCTCTTCCCGCACCGAGCAGCAGGCGGCGGCGATTGAAGAGACCGCCGCCAGCATGGAACAGTTGACCGCCACCGTAAAACAGAACTCCGACAACGCGCACCATGCCAGCCAGCTAGCCTCTAATGCCTCCGGCAAGGCGAAACAAGGGGGTGAAATCGTCGAAAACGTGGTTAACACCATGAACAGCATTTCCGGCAGCTCACGGAAAATTTCTGAAATCACCAACGTGATCAACAGTATCGCCTTCCAGACCAACATCCTGGCGTTGAACGCCGCGGTAGAAGCGGCCCGCGCGGGCGAACAAGGCCGGGGATTCGCGGTGGTGGCGGGAGAAGTGCGCAGCCTGGCGCAGCGCAGTGCTCAAGCCGCCAAGGAAATTGAAGGCCTGATCTCCGAATCCGTGTCTCTGGTTCATAGCGGTTCAGAACAGGTAGACAAGGCGGGTCAAACCATGCACGAAATCGTTCAGGCCGTAAGCAGCGTGACCGACATTATGAATGAAATCGCTTCTGCCTCGGATGAGCAAAGCCGCGGCATCACTCAGGTCGGGCAGGCGATTTCCGAGATGGACAGCGTCACGCAACAAAACGCCGCGCTGGTGCAGCAGGCTTCTGCCGCCGCCTCATCGCTCGAAGAACAGGCGATGGTGCTGACCCGCGCGGTATCCGCCTTCAAACTTACCGGCCATCGTCAGGATAAGGGTTACGCCCCGGCCCCGCTGGCGTCAAAACCGCTATTGGCTACGTCAACCGCGGCGCTGAGCTCTTCTTCCAGCGCTAAATCCGGCAACGATAACTGGGAAACCTTCTGA
- the dsrB gene encoding protein DsrB, whose translation MNVNDVVTVKTDGEVRREGVILAVEPFQEGIMYLIALEDYPEGIWFFNELNSPEGVFVEPRQPAEK comes from the coding sequence TTGAACGTAAATGATGTAGTGACAGTAAAGACCGATGGCGAAGTGCGCAGAGAAGGGGTCATTCTGGCGGTGGAACCGTTTCAGGAAGGAATCATGTACCTGATTGCACTGGAGGACTACCCCGAGGGGATCTGGTTCTTCAACGAACTTAACAGCCCAGAGGGAGTCTTTGTCGAACCGCGTCAACCTGCGGAGAAATAA
- a CDS encoding VOC family protein gives MFSHIILGARDIDLMVRFYAAILEELGFVPVEEEPGGPAGQGWHIPGRRWPQFYVQVPFNGLPATWGNGTQVSFAVSSPQAVRHVWQTALSLGGADEGAPGLRPHYAPDYYGAYCRDPEGNKLCFVYTSEFDNTVGGLA, from the coding sequence ATGTTCAGTCATATCATCCTCGGCGCCCGGGATATCGACCTTATGGTCCGTTTCTATGCTGCTATTTTGGAGGAACTTGGTTTTGTCCCGGTTGAGGAAGAGCCTGGCGGCCCGGCAGGGCAAGGGTGGCATATCCCGGGGCGGCGTTGGCCGCAGTTTTATGTGCAGGTCCCGTTCAATGGTTTGCCGGCGACCTGGGGAAATGGCACGCAGGTCAGCTTCGCTGTCAGCTCGCCGCAGGCTGTACGTCACGTTTGGCAAACCGCGTTATCGCTGGGAGGCGCGGATGAAGGCGCGCCAGGACTTCGCCCGCACTATGCGCCTGACTATTACGGCGCATACTGTCGTGATCCGGAAGGCAACAAGCTGTGTTTTGTCTACACCTCTGAGTTTGACAATACCGTCGGCGGATTGGCATAA
- a CDS encoding anti-virulence regulator CigR family protein has protein sequence MSKSSFSALAMVLATSVFSASVPVLAEPGGKGPGNGGFDYQSQRDNPRQQGGHPGAARSSMPDDGGRSPDHNRFSYNDARRLAVDHGFTGYRGLPPGVAKNLSRGKPLPPGIARRAVPPEMLRGLPSYPGYEWRIVGKDLVLIAISTAVVTTIINGVFD, from the coding sequence ATGTCTAAATCCTCTTTTTCAGCACTGGCGATGGTGCTGGCTACCTCTGTTTTTTCGGCTTCGGTTCCGGTATTGGCAGAACCCGGAGGAAAAGGGCCGGGTAATGGCGGATTCGATTATCAATCGCAACGCGATAACCCTCGCCAACAGGGAGGACACCCAGGGGCTGCCCGTTCATCAATGCCCGACGATGGCGGGCGATCGCCGGATCATAATCGCTTCTCATATAATGATGCGCGGCGTCTTGCCGTCGATCATGGCTTTACCGGTTATCGTGGGCTTCCTCCCGGCGTTGCGAAGAATCTGTCCAGAGGGAAACCGCTGCCGCCGGGGATTGCACGCCGTGCCGTGCCCCCTGAAATGCTGCGTGGGTTGCCGTCTTACCCGGGGTATGAGTGGCGGATTGTCGGTAAGGACCTGGTATTGATTGCGATCAGCACGGCGGTAGTGACCACCATTATCAACGGTGTGTTTGACTGA
- a CDS encoding EmmdR/YeeO family multidrug/toxin efflux MATE transporter: MILNTAKQLLSTLRNTAWYKKRHSNRVLFWREITPLAVPIFIEGLCVVLMGIFSTFLVSWLGKEAMAAVGLADSFNMLIIAFFTAVALGTAVVVAFSLGQRNRKQARQAARQSISLLVLISLLLVVLVEFAGQVIIDLIAYNAEPAVKSLALTFLRLTVWGYPALAITLVGCGALRGAGNTRLPMIINIGMNILNILLSGVLIYGVASWKGVGFIGAGLGITLSRYLGALCVVLALTKGFNGALRIPFQSYFAPFTTTILYEVLSIGIPASIESVMFNVGKLITQRFVAGMGTEVIAGNFIAFSIVALINLPGNALGSTSTIIVGSRLGKGQRMQPERQLKYIFWLSNVGLCALALLSVPTAGLMASMYTNEPDVITVVKQLIWLNALFMPIWAASWVLPAGLKGAKDASYTMWVALAGMWGCRVIAGYILGIMLGFGVIGVWMGMFFDWIVRGALFYHRMVSGKWLWRYKPTVNQDR, from the coding sequence ATGATTTTGAATACAGCCAAACAGCTGTTGAGTACATTGAGAAACACCGCCTGGTACAAAAAACGTCATTCCAATCGAGTCCTGTTCTGGCGGGAAATTACGCCATTAGCGGTTCCCATTTTTATCGAAGGGCTGTGTGTGGTGCTGATGGGGATATTCAGCACCTTCCTGGTTAGCTGGCTGGGCAAAGAAGCCATGGCCGCCGTAGGGCTGGCGGACAGCTTCAACATGTTGATTATTGCGTTTTTCACCGCAGTCGCGTTGGGGACTGCCGTCGTGGTGGCGTTCAGTCTTGGTCAGCGTAATCGTAAACAGGCCCGGCAAGCCGCACGGCAATCGATCTCATTATTGGTGCTGATCTCCCTGCTGCTGGTGGTGCTGGTGGAATTTGCCGGTCAAGTCATTATCGACCTGATTGCCTATAATGCCGAGCCGGCCGTGAAATCACTGGCGCTGACATTCCTGCGCCTTACCGTATGGGGTTACCCGGCGCTGGCTATCACGCTGGTCGGTTGCGGCGCATTACGCGGCGCCGGCAACACCCGCTTGCCGATGATCATCAATATCGGGATGAATATCCTGAATATTCTGCTCAGCGGCGTATTGATTTACGGCGTGGCCTCATGGAAAGGCGTGGGGTTCATTGGCGCGGGGCTGGGGATCACGCTCTCTCGCTATCTGGGCGCGTTATGCGTCGTGCTCGCGCTGACCAAAGGCTTCAACGGCGCGCTGCGCATCCCGTTTCAGAGTTACTTCGCGCCGTTCACCACCACGATTCTCTATGAGGTGCTCAGCATCGGTATTCCGGCCAGCATCGAATCGGTCATGTTTAATGTGGGGAAGTTGATCACCCAACGCTTTGTCGCCGGCATGGGGACCGAGGTCATCGCAGGCAACTTTATTGCCTTTTCAATCGTCGCGCTGATCAACCTGCCAGGTAACGCCCTGGGTTCGACCTCGACCATCATTGTCGGGTCACGTCTGGGTAAAGGACAACGCATGCAACCGGAACGGCAACTGAAGTACATCTTCTGGCTTTCCAATGTTGGTTTGTGCGCACTGGCATTACTCTCTGTGCCTACCGCCGGATTGATGGCCTCAATGTATACCAACGAACCCGATGTGATTACCGTGGTTAAACAGTTGATCTGGCTGAATGCGTTGTTCATGCCTATATGGGCCGCATCCTGGGTACTACCCGCCGGCCTGAAGGGAGCCAAAGATGCCAGCTATACTATGTGGGTCGCGCTGGCTGGTATGTGGGGGTGCCGGGTGATAGCCGGTTATATTCTGGGCATTATGCTGGGATTTGGGGTGATCGGCGTTTGGATGGGGATGTTTTTTGACTGGATCGTCCGTGGAGCGCTGTTTTATCACCGCATGGTCAGCGGTAAATGGTTATGGCGCTACAAACCTACGGTTAACCAGGACAGGTAA
- a CDS encoding cytochrome b562 gives MKKTIMAIGLAIAASTVALPFTSQAAVKDEMGAMAKSYKSASSANDAATLKADLLNLKAHATKAKADPEFNKSPNSAVFNEGLEKLLKQIDAAIALVDAGKLQEAKAATDELKKTRAEYHKKLGV, from the coding sequence ATGAAAAAAACAATTATGGCTATCGGTCTGGCAATCGCGGCGTCTACTGTAGCCTTGCCGTTCACCAGCCAGGCCGCCGTCAAAGACGAAATGGGCGCCATGGCGAAAAGCTACAAAAGCGCTTCCAGCGCTAATGACGCCGCCACGCTGAAAGCAGATCTGCTGAATCTGAAAGCCCATGCGACCAAGGCCAAAGCAGATCCGGAGTTCAATAAAAGCCCGAATAGCGCAGTGTTTAACGAAGGTCTGGAAAAACTGCTGAAGCAAATCGACGCGGCTATCGCGCTGGTTGATGCAGGCAAACTGCAGGAAGCCAAAGCCGCTACGGATGAACTGAAAAAAACCCGCGCCGAGTATCACAAAAAACTGGGTGTGTAA
- a CDS encoding cellulase family glycosylhydrolase, protein MPLSYLDKNTAIDSKKHPPRKKLFLSCACLGLSLACLSSNAWASVEPLSVNGNKIYAGEKAKSFAGNSLFWSNNGWGGEKFYTADTVASLKKDWKSSIVRAAMGVQESGGYLQDPAGNKAKVEKVVDAAIANDMYVIIDWHSHSAENNRSEAIRFFQEMARKYGNKPNVIYEIYNEPLQVSWSNTIKPYAEAVISAIRAIDPDNLIIVGTPSWSQNVDEASRDPINGKNIAYTLHFYAGTHGESLRNKARQALNNGIALFVTEWGAVNADGNGGVNQTETDAWVTFMRDNNISNANWALNDKNEGASTYYPDSKNLTESGKKVKSIIQSWPYKVGNAASATTDPSTDTTTSPTVDEPATTDTSATADCANVNVYPNWASKDWAGGQPSHNEAGQSIVYKGNLYTANWYTSSVPGSDASWAQVGSCN, encoded by the coding sequence ATGCCTCTCTCTTATTTGGATAAAAATACCGCTATCGATAGCAAAAAACACCCCCCACGTAAAAAGCTGTTTCTGTCTTGCGCCTGTTTAGGATTAAGCCTTGCCTGCCTTTCCAGTAATGCCTGGGCGAGTGTTGAGCCGCTATCCGTCAACGGTAATAAAATCTACGCAGGTGAAAAAGCCAAGAGTTTTGCCGGCAATAGCTTATTCTGGAGTAATAATGGCTGGGGCGGCGAAAAATTCTACACGGCCGATACCGTTGCTTCGCTGAAAAAAGACTGGAAATCCAGTATTGTTCGCGCCGCCATGGGCGTTCAGGAAAGCGGTGGTTATCTTCAGGACCCGGCTGGCAACAAGGCCAAAGTTGAAAAAGTGGTGGATGCCGCAATTGCCAACGATATGTATGTCATTATTGACTGGCACTCGCATTCTGCAGAAAACAATCGCAGTGAAGCTATCCGCTTCTTCCAGGAAATGGCGCGTAAATATGGCAACAAGCCGAATGTCATCTATGAAATCTACAACGAACCGCTTCAGGTATCATGGAGCAATACCATTAAACCTTATGCCGAAGCCGTGATTTCCGCCATTCGCGCCATTGATCCGGATAACCTGATTATTGTCGGCACGCCCAGTTGGTCGCAAAACGTTGATGAAGCCTCGCGCGATCCGATCAACGGCAAGAATATCGCCTATACGCTGCATTTCTACGCCGGAACCCATGGCGAATCATTACGCAATAAAGCACGCCAGGCGTTAAATAACGGTATTGCACTTTTCGTCACCGAGTGGGGCGCAGTTAATGCGGACGGCAATGGCGGAGTGAACCAGACGGAGACCGACGCCTGGGTAACGTTTATGCGAGATAACAATATCAGCAACGCAAACTGGGCGTTGAATGATAAAAACGAAGGAGCATCAACTTATTATCCGGACTCTAAAAACCTGACCGAGTCTGGCAAAAAAGTAAAATCGATCATTCAAAGCTGGCCATACAAAGTGGGTAACGCCGCCAGCGCAACAACCGATCCATCAACTGATACCACCACCAGCCCCACCGTTGATGAACCTGCCACAACCGACACATCGGCCACCGCCGATTGCGCCAATGTCAACGTTTACCCCAACTGGGCCAGCAAAGACTGGGCGGGCGGGCAGCCCAGCCATAATGAAGCGGGCCAATCGATCGTCTATAAAGGCAACCTTTACACCGCAAACTGGTACACCTCATCCGTTCCGGGCAGCGACGCCTCCTGGGCGCAGGTTGGTAGCTGTAACTGA
- the pelL gene encoding pectate lyase PelL: MKYLNCFISTGLAAFFLVNSTSVMAADCSSDLTSGISTKRIYYVAPNGNSSNNGNSFNSPMSFSAAMAAVNPGELILLKPGTYTIPYTQGKGNTITFNKSGKEGAPIYVAAANCGRAVFDFSFPDSQWVQASYGFYVTGDYWYFKGVEVTRAGYQGAYVIGSHNTFENTAFHHNRNTGLEINNGGSYNTVINSDAYRNYDPKKNGSMADGFGPKQKQGPGNRFVGCRAWENSDDGFDLFDSPQKVVIENSWAFRNGINYWNDSAFAGNGNGFKLGGNQAVGNHRITRSVAFGNVSKGFDQNNNAGGVTVINNTSYKNGINYGFGSKVQSGQKHYFRNNVSLSASVTVSNADAKSNSWDTGPVASASDFVSLDTSLATVSRDNDGTLPETSLFRLSASSKLINAGTKESDISYSGSAPDLGAFERN; the protein is encoded by the coding sequence ATGAAATATTTAAATTGTTTTATCAGTACCGGGTTAGCAGCATTTTTTCTGGTAAATAGCACATCAGTTATGGCAGCGGATTGCAGTTCGGATCTCACCAGCGGAATTAGCACCAAGCGTATTTATTATGTTGCGCCGAATGGCAACAGCAGCAATAACGGCAACAGCTTTAATTCTCCGATGAGTTTTTCTGCCGCTATGGCGGCGGTTAACCCCGGCGAGTTGATTCTATTGAAACCGGGAACCTATACCATTCCTTATACTCAGGGTAAAGGGAATACGATTACATTCAATAAATCCGGGAAAGAGGGCGCGCCAATTTATGTGGCCGCCGCCAATTGCGGCCGGGCGGTATTTGACTTCTCATTCCCGGACAGTCAATGGGTACAGGCGTCTTACGGGTTTTATGTGACCGGCGACTACTGGTATTTCAAAGGGGTAGAGGTAACACGAGCCGGCTATCAGGGGGCTTATGTAATTGGTAGCCATAATACCTTTGAGAATACGGCATTCCATCATAACCGTAATACCGGACTTGAAATCAATAACGGCGGTTCATACAACACGGTAATTAATTCGGATGCCTACCGTAACTATGATCCCAAGAAGAACGGCAGTATGGCCGATGGATTTGGACCGAAACAAAAACAAGGTCCGGGTAACCGTTTTGTTGGTTGTCGCGCCTGGGAAAACTCGGATGATGGATTTGACTTGTTTGACAGTCCGCAGAAAGTGGTGATTGAAAACAGTTGGGCTTTCCGTAATGGCATCAATTACTGGAATGACAGCGCGTTCGCCGGCAATGGCAATGGGTTTAAACTGGGCGGAAATCAGGCGGTTGGCAATCATCGTATTACCCGCTCTGTCGCATTTGGCAATGTGAGCAAAGGCTTTGACCAGAACAATAACGCTGGTGGCGTTACGGTGATAAATAACACGTCATATAAAAACGGCATTAATTATGGTTTCGGGAGCAAAGTTCAGTCAGGGCAGAAACATTACTTCCGTAATAACGTGTCGCTGTCTGCTTCTGTAACGGTCAGTAATGCGGATGCGAAGTCCAACTCATGGGATACGGGGCCGGTGGCTTCCGCGTCCGATTTCGTCAGCCTGGACACTTCTCTTGCTACCGTATCTCGTGACAATGACGGCACCTTGCCGGAAACTTCATTATTCCGTTTGTCGGCTAGCTCAAAGCTGATTAATGCGGGGACGAAAGAGAGCGATATCAGCTATTCAGGCAGTGCACCGGATTTAGGCGCTTTTGAACGCAATTAA
- a CDS encoding phage holin family protein, with amino-acid sequence MNETDKSIVSLFIIGTLIAVGKVLAGSEPITLRLFIGRVMLGGFVSMMAGIALVQFPDLSPVAINGIGAALGIAGYQTIELLIQRRVRQLGKKSTPEKNNDAQ; translated from the coding sequence ATGAATGAAACAGATAAAAGCATCGTCTCTCTATTTATCATCGGCACGCTGATTGCCGTCGGCAAAGTGCTGGCGGGCAGTGAGCCCATCACACTGCGGCTGTTTATTGGTCGCGTAATGCTGGGAGGTTTTGTCTCAATGATGGCAGGCATCGCACTGGTACAGTTCCCTGACCTGTCGCCCGTCGCTATCAATGGTATCGGCGCCGCACTGGGCATCGCTGGCTACCAGACTATCGAACTGCTTATTCAACGCCGCGTTCGCCAACTGGGCAAAAAAAGCACACCGGAGAAAAATAACGATGCTCAATAA
- a CDS encoding glycoside hydrolase family 24 protein yields MLNNPNLIAFLDMLAFSEGTATHPLTCNRGYDVIVTGIDGKPEIFTDYRDHPFANGRPGKIFNKQGQRSTAAGRYQQLYRYWPTYKTQLALPDFGPDSQDTLAIQLIREQRALDDITQGRLTSAITRCNNIWASLPGAGYGQREHNTERLVAVYQQAGGKLA; encoded by the coding sequence ATGCTCAATAACCCTAACCTTATTGCGTTTTTGGACATGCTGGCCTTTTCCGAAGGAACCGCAACGCATCCGCTCACCTGTAATCGTGGTTACGACGTGATTGTCACCGGGATTGATGGCAAACCAGAGATTTTCACCGACTACCGGGATCATCCATTCGCCAATGGTCGTCCGGGAAAAATCTTCAACAAGCAGGGGCAGCGCTCCACGGCAGCCGGACGCTATCAGCAGCTCTACCGCTACTGGCCAACCTACAAGACCCAGTTGGCGTTGCCGGATTTCGGACCCGATTCGCAGGATACGCTGGCTATCCAACTAATTCGGGAACAGCGTGCGTTGGACGACATTACGCAAGGCCGGCTTACCAGCGCCATTACCCGGTGCAACAACATCTGGGCCTCACTGCCGGGAGCAGGCTACGGTCAGCGCGAGCATAACACCGAACGGCTGGTCGCCGTGTACCAGCAAGCGGGCGGGAAACTGGCATGA
- the lysB gene encoding Rz-like lysis system protein LysB (The gene for this Rz-like phage lysis system protein may overlap extensively with the gene for the other spanin subunit, the Rz1-like protein in the outer membrane.) produces MKSAMIIAVIMIALSAGVGVQSWRLHNARQLTDQQAQTLSLQQTALDEKSGQLKTLSEQAERNNREQARLRDMAAETQAALSERQKVVMRLQHENEALKRWADTDLPADIIRLRQRPTFAGGRAYREWLSQTDALPVPGSQSTNQR; encoded by the coding sequence ATGAAAAGCGCCATGATCATCGCAGTCATCATGATTGCGCTTAGCGCAGGGGTCGGCGTGCAGTCCTGGCGGCTGCACAACGCTCGTCAGTTAACCGACCAGCAAGCGCAGACACTGTCGTTACAACAGACAGCGCTGGATGAAAAATCCGGCCAGTTGAAAACGTTGTCCGAACAGGCTGAACGCAACAACCGTGAACAGGCACGACTGCGCGACATGGCCGCCGAGACTCAGGCGGCGCTCTCTGAACGGCAAAAAGTGGTGATGAGGTTACAACATGAGAACGAAGCGCTTAAACGCTGGGCTGACACTGATCTGCCTGCTGATATTATCCGGCTGCGTCAGCGCCCCACCTTCGCAGGTGGCCGTGCTTACCGTGAATGGCTGTCCCAGACTGACGCCCTGCCGGTTCCCGGCAGCCAGTCCACAAACCAACGGTGA
- the lysC gene encoding Rz1-like lysis system protein LysC (LysC is an Rz1-like component of a phage lytic system, substantially overlapping although not fully embedded in the gene for the Rz-like LysB component.), producing MLSGCVSAPPSQVAVLTVNGCPRLTPCRFPAASPQTNGELNSLLDETEAALATCADQVDTIITCQAKSDATPSATVASGNQSGTRDTVAATQ from the coding sequence ATATTATCCGGCTGCGTCAGCGCCCCACCTTCGCAGGTGGCCGTGCTTACCGTGAATGGCTGTCCCAGACTGACGCCCTGCCGGTTCCCGGCAGCCAGTCCACAAACCAACGGTGAGCTGAACAGCCTGCTGGATGAAACCGAAGCCGCGCTGGCGACTTGCGCCGACCAGGTGGATACCATTATTACCTGTCAGGCAAAAAGCGATGCAACGCCCAGCGCTACGGTAGCTTCAGGGAATCAATCAGGCACTAGGGATACCGTAGCGGCAACGCAATGA